The proteins below come from a single Miscanthus floridulus cultivar M001 chromosome 1, ASM1932011v1, whole genome shotgun sequence genomic window:
- the LOC136473160 gene encoding uncharacterized protein, which translates to MSIAAARSPSPGPPARPCCGLRRSADSSPFRPAASPTDSPQRSSSVCKNSGRSSPRTWGAEKENDPRERDATGTGAASARTHKVRSSGGVCAGGGGVAKSFMAPTISAASKAVAPSATPRKKVLGERNNDPVPSSPVDLTHSSSKPRGPHPPPPDEALGAPRRLRLSLDGASAPPPAAGPIVSCGARRSFGGDEAAVMVENPVSQNDHHAAASADAEAVAAPYDPKTNYLSPRPRYLRYQPNRRLEIYRHGGGAVRGLEDRFASESSSEEVDTTTTTEEEVSGVEQPDDSSEEETSALASPSEARGQSAAPALDGVLLPQPALDSPLARVLTPEGKESPRAGGVLIHEQEPAVSPARARPKKKRSSMRFLLAPLALVLLMAAAFVCVPPPPGRPVMLNTSLSKVSDFLSVQELHPVELAARLKQWSSSSLDFVTTYWEAIASYQDRDVFGPHLAANLSAAATDVDADYAVGFYFSAAQTSPISLEELGIQEVVSESDTEMIAGPDVEELATYGDPDAEPFDDTEMEQEDVSGVPSAMYEVNVDAAVEVINAEMAEEVSGSSGEETAAFIQNSDISSQSTPEPEQAVGIDEASLQQDETEDSEGDHADGKEDQEAHHGKKLGSDIWPSYLDKISNPAAIGAALAAIIVPAALAYLYMRQKQARVASNEPAEQVEQAEQVEQIEQVEQVEQVEQAESLSGSGSSQGHVVAKGSLFGVEETERLGGSGPSQYSSSLSSGLGRRRNTKGDDLEPVVSRTRRDSTAQSTSSYGSFTTFQKIPAKKGNKEDEAMTPVRRSSRLRNVKTPEA; encoded by the exons ATGTCGATTGCGGCGGCCAGATCCCCGTCCCCGGGCCCGCCGGCGAGGCCGTGCTGCGGCCTCAGGAGGAGCGCCGACTCCAGCCCCTTCAGGCCCGCCGCGTCCCCAACAG ATTCGCCGCAGAGGAGTTCCTCCGTTTGCAAGAACAGCGGCCGCTCATCGCCGCGGACCTGGGGCGCTGAGAAGGAGAACGACCCGCGGGAGCGGGACGCGACCGGGACCGGGGCCGCGAGCGCGAGGACGCACAAGGTCCGCTCCAGTGGTGGCGtttgcgccggcggcggcggtgtcgcCAAGAGCTTCATGGCGCCCACCATCTCCGCCGCCTCCAAGGCCGTCGCGCCGTCGGCCACGCCGAGGAAGAAGGTCCTCGGGGAGCGCAACAACGACCCCGTCCCCTCCTCGCCAGTCGACCTCACGCACAGCAGCAGCAAGCCCAGGGGGCCGCATCCGCCGCCGCCCGACGAGGCGCTGGGCGCGCCGAGGCGTCTGCGCCTCTCGCTCGACGGGGCGTCCGCCCCTCCTCCCGCGGCTGGGCCGATCGTCTCCTGCGGCGCCCGCCGGTCGTTCGGAGGCGACGAGGCCGCCGTGATGGTCGAGAATCCCGTTTCCCAGAACGACCACCACGCGGCGGCTTCGGCGGACGCGGAGGCCGTGGCAGCCCCGTACGACCCCAAGACGAATTACCTCTCCCCGAGGCCTCGCTACCTGCGCTACCAGCCCAACCGCCGCCTCGAAATTTACCGTCATGGCGGCGGCGCGGTGCGAGGGCTCGAGGACAGATTCGCCTCCGAGAGCAGCAGCGAGGAGGTCGACACTACAACCACCACGGAGGAGGAAGTATCTGGGGTAGAGCAGCCAgatgactcctcggaggaggaaaCCTCGGCTCTGGCCTCTCCATCGGAGGCCAGAGGTCAGTCTGCTGCTCCAGCCCTGGATGGCGTCCTGCTGCCGCAGCCCGCGCTGGATTCGCCACTAGCTCGGGTCCTGACACCggaggggaaggagtccccgCGAGCTGGTGGCGTGCTGATACATGAGCAGGAACCTGCAGTGAGCCCCGCTCGAGCTCGTCCCAAGAAGAAGAGGTCATCGATGAGGTTCCTGCTTGCTCCTCTTGCTCTAGTTCTGTTGATGGCTGCAGCGTTTGTCTGTGTGCCACCGCCGCCGGGTCGTCCGGTCATGCTGAACACCTCCCTGTCAAAGGTGTCAGACTTTCTTTCAGTTCAAGAATTGCATCCTGTGGAGTTGGCTGCTAGGCTGAAGCAATGGTCTAGCAGTTCGTTGGACTTTGTCACGACCTACTGGGAGGCTATTGCATCTTACCAAGATCGAGACGTCTTTGGTCCGCACTTAGCTGCCAATTTGAGTGCTGCTGCTACCGATGTAGATGCAGATTATGCTGTTGGTTTCTACTTCAGTGCTGCTCAGACAAGCCCAATCAGTTTGGAGGAGTTGGGGATTCAGGAGGTTGTTTCAGAAAGTGATACTGAGATGATTGCAGGGCCTGATGTAGAGGAACTGGCAACATATGGTGACCCTGATGCAGAACCTTTTGATGATACTGAAATGGAACAGGAAGATGTATCTGGGGTACCAAGTGCCATGTATGAGGTAAATGTTGATGCAGCGGTAGAGGTAATCAATGCTGAGATGGCCGAAGAAGTGTCTGGCAGTAGTGGAGAAGAGACGGCAGCCTTCATTCAGAATTCAGATATTTCTTCTCAATCCACTCCCGAGCCTGAACAAGCAGTGGGCATTGACGAGGCTTCCTTGCAGCAAGATGAGACTGAGGACTCCGAGGGCGATCATGCTGATGGCAAGGAGGATCAGGAAGCTCACCATGGTAAGAAGTTGGGATCAGATATTTGGCCAAGTTACTTGGACAAAATATCAAATCCGGCTGCAATTGGTGCTGCTCTTGCTGCCATTATTGTTCCTGCTGCTCTGGCATACCTTTACATGAGGCAGAAGCAAGCTCGCGTTGCCTCCAATGAACCAGCTGAGCAAGTTGAGCAGGCTGAGCAAGTTGAGCAGATTGAACAAGTTGAGCAGGTTGAACAAGTTGAGCAGGCTGAAAGTCTTTCTGGTTCAGGAAGTAGCCAGGGGCATGTTGTTGCCAAGGGTTCACTGTTTGGCGTAGAAGAAACTGAGAGGCTTGGTGGCTCTGGCCCGTCACAGTATAGCAGCAGCTTGTCATCTGGGCTTGGCAGGAGGAGGAATACCAAGGGTGACGACCTTGAGCCAGTAGTGTCGAGGACGAGGAGGGATTCCACAGCTCAATCCACATCGTCTTATGGTAGTTTCACCACATTCCAGAAGATCCCTGCCAAGAAA GGAAACAAGGAGGACGAGGCGATGACCCCAGTCCGGCGCTCCAGCAGGCTGAGGAATGTGAAAACTCCTGAAGCCTAG
- the LOC136473168 gene encoding pyruvate kinase isozyme A, chloroplastic-like, with amino-acid sequence MAASARTTSSFPYLVAASSPAAHRHGARHRIRASVGEAAMDVVSEAELREKGFMGMRKTKLVCTVGPACVEALPALARGGMGVARVNLCHGGREWHRAAMRAVRRLNEEDGFCVSLMVDTEGSQLLVADHGGATSVKAEDGSEWIFTNRRADEAHQFTMHVNFDKFSEGILVGDELVIDGGMATFEVTEKIGNDLRCKCTDPGLLLPRAKLSFWRNGKLVQRNFGLPTLSTKDWADIEFGIAEGVDCIALSFVNDANDIKQLKAYLSRRSLEHIKVFAKIESLESLKNLKDIIEASDGVMVARGDLGVQIPLEQIPAIQEWIVKLCRHLNKPVIVASQLLESMVEYPTPTRAEVADVSEAVRQYADAVMLSAESAIGAYPQKALSVLRAASERMESWSREENMQKLLPQHQLAIALPDRISEQICNCAVEMANNLAVDAIFVYTKHGHMASLLSRNRPNPPIFAFTDNANSRKSMNLYWGVIPLHIPLSNSMEDNFNKTISLMKSKGSVKPGDTVLVVSDSDLNRPCAATSVFQSIQVRLVE; translated from the exons ATGGCCGCCTCCGCCAGGACTACTAGCTCGTTCCCCTACCTAGTCGCCGCCTCCTCCCCCGCGGCCCACCGCCACGGGGCCAGACACCGGATCCGCGCCTCGGTGGGGGAGGCGGCGATGGACGTGGTGTCGGAGGCGGAGCTGCGGGAGAAAGGGTTCATGGGGATGAGGAAGACGAAGCTGGTGTGCACGGTGGGGCCCGCCTGCGTCGAGGCGCTGCCGGCGCTGGCGCGCGGCGGGATGGGCGTGGCGCGGGTCAACCTCTGCCACGGTGGCCGCGAGTGGCACCGCGCCGCCATGCGCGCCGTGCGGAGGCTCAACGAGGAGGACGGCTTCTGCGTTTCGCTTATGGTCGACACCGAGGGCTCCCAGCTCCTCGTCGCGGACCACGGAGGCGCCACCTCAGTCAAGGCCGAG GATGGGTCAGAGTGGATATTTACAAACAGAAGAGCTGATGAAGCCCATCAGTTCACAATGCATGTGAATTTTGATAAGTTTTCTGAAG GCATTTTGGTTGGTGACGAGCTTGTAATAGACGGTGGAATGGCAACATTTGAAGTTACTGAGAAAATAGGAAATGATTTGCGCTGTAAGTGCACGGACCCAGGTTTGCTTCTTCCTCGAGCCAAGTTGTCATTCTGGAGGAATGGAAAATTAGTTCAAAGGAACTTTGGCCTTCCTACGTTGTCAACAAAG GATTGGGCAGACATCGAATTTGGGATAGCTGAAGGAGTTGATTGCATTGCTCTATCATTTGTAAATGATGCTAATGATATAAAGCAGTTGAAGGCTTACCTCTCTAGAAGATCATTAGA GCACATCAAAGTATTTGCAAAGATTGAGAGTCTAGAATCTCTCAAGAACCTGAAAGACATCATAGAAGCATCTGATGGAGTTATGGTAGCACGAGGGGATCTTGGAGTTCAGATTCCTCTAGAACAAATCCCAGCCATTCAAGAGTGGATTGTTAAACTATGTAGACACCTGAACAAGCCTGTGATAGTTGCTTCTCAGCTTCTCGAATCAATGGTTGAATACCCAACACCAACTCGAGCAGAG GTGGCCGATGTTTCTGAAGCAGTGCGGCAATATGCAGACGCTGTGATGCTATCAGCAGAGTCAGCTATAGGTGCATATCCCCAGAAAGCACTATCTGTACTTCGTGCTGCCAGTGAGAGGATGGAATCATGGAGCCGTGAGGAAAACATGCAGAAACTTCTTCCACAACATCAGCTTGCAATTGCTCTGCCTGACCGGATCTCAGAGCAAATTTGCAACTGTGCTGTAGAAATGG CAAACAACCTTGCTGTGGATGCCATATTTGTTTACACAAAGCATGGTCACATGGCATCACTTCTATCACGCAACCGGCCCAACCCCCCCATATTTGCATTCACTGATAATGCCAATTCAAGAAAGAGCATGAACCTCTACTGGGGAGTGATTCCGCTTCATATACCATTGTCAAACAGCATGGAAGATAACTTTAATAAAACCATCAGCCTGATGAAGTCAAAGGGTTCTGTGAAACCTGGAGACACGGTCTTGGTGGTATCAGACTCTGATCTAAACCGACCTTGTGCTGCCACCTCGGTGTTCCAATCCATTCAGGTCCGGTTAGTGGAGTAG